A stretch of Physeter macrocephalus isolate SW-GA chromosome 8, ASM283717v5, whole genome shotgun sequence DNA encodes these proteins:
- the LOC112064079 gene encoding translation initiation factor IF-2-like yields the protein MLLCKILSKKPAPYCWASPSSLAPRYKKPGFPGCSKTPLSLPPTTCPGPVGTTRRVRVPATGRPEAHFPHPGRGGRRTSEGGGWGLAPGTPAAPIAPGKGPGSDPGVAGGRGGRHSSFPLTQRQRAGRSPLLKGAGKLQQGDSGDPQKREVTEGWRKPEFACNSRDERAQRRAQHARKRTRETGPARWPGARRTLAARRARGCPAGGRRRRQGGRRPARFPRPGSAEGEAAAGDRKRATVAARARTASPSRAHTRTRCCRLPPPPAGFLPLRGPGCSGSLLRARLRCAPDQAPTRWPFPTQARRLPTRSQPPRPRPPLPPTPLQLLTTPFRAPAAPAPSGRARLRPRPARPAPEPAPTGARVSAPLRWPRALRRCRSLCGPPSPAASGVELRPCEPFLLPGSPSAPSRGDALGCRAERSGFAPSGPARLLRACGRAGCRASSRPEAAGLGKIEDKFRLRSCVSNRSVLKQTPASFELPAPQQSGWDGEDSDSRLAKAGRPCNSWPRQRGRGSGRKILATPRSAWG from the coding sequence ACACGCCGAGTTAGGGTCCCAGCGACCGGCCGCCCCGAGGCGCACTTCCCCCACCCCGGAAGAGGAGGGAGGCGAACTTcggagggcgggggctgggggctagCTCCGGGGACCCCCGCAGCCCCGATCGCCCCGGGGAAGGGCCCGGGCAGCGACCCGGGTGTAGCCGGAGGGCGCGGGGGAAGGCATAGCTCCTTCCCGCTAACGCAAAGGCAGCGGGCAGGGCGCTCTCCTCTGCTGAAAGGCGCCGGAAAACTGCAGCAAGGCGACAGTGGGGACCCACAGAAGCGTGAGGTGACGGAAGGGTGGCGGAAGCCCGAGTTCGCCTGCAACTCCAGGGACGAACGCGCCCAGCGGCGCGCACAACACGCTCGGAAGAGGACTAGGGAAACGGGACCCGCGAGGTGGCCGGGAGCACGCAGGACGCTGGCCGCGAGGAGGGCCCGCGGCTGCCCGGCGGGCGGGAGACGCCGGAGGCAGGGAGGACGGCGGCCGGCTCGCTTCCCCCGGCCCGGTTCTGCAGAAGGAGAAGCGGCTGCTGGTGACAGGAAGAGAGCGACGGTAGCCGCGCGCGCACGCACCGCCTCCCCCTCCCGAGCACACACCCGAACCCGCTGCTGCCGCCTACCTCCCCCGCCGGCCGGCTTCCTTCCTCTGCGGGGCCCAGGCTGCAGCGGCAGCCTCTTGCGCGCACGGCTCCGATGCGCCCCTGACCAGGCTCCGACCCGCTGGCCGTTCCCGACCCAAGCTCGCCGTCTCCCGACCCGCTCCCAGCCGCCCCGGCCGCGGCCGCCGCTTCCTCCAACTCCGCTCCAGCTGCTCACGACTCCTTTCCGTGCGCCGGCAGCTCCAGCGCCCAGCGGCCGGGCCCgcctccggccccgccccgcgcgccccgcccccgAGCCCGCGCCAACCGGCGCCCGCGTCTCCGCCCCTCTCCGCTGGCCCCGCGCCCTTCGCCGCTGCCGTTCACTTTGCGGGCCCCCGAGCCCGGCGGCCAGCGGGGTGGAGCTCCGGCCCTGCGAACCTTTCCTGCTGCCGGGCTCGCCTTCCGCCCCCAGCCGCGGGGATGCCCTGGGCTGCCGGGCCGAGCGCTCTGGCTTTGCGCCCTCCGGGCCAGCCAGGCTGCTGCGCGCCTGCGGCCGAGCCGGCTGCCGGGCGTCTTCGAGACCAGAGGCGGCGGGTCTGGGGAAGATCGAGGACAAATTCAGACTTAGAAGCTGCGTCTCTAATCGCAGTGTCTTGAAACAAACCCCAGCCTCTTTCGAGCTCCCAGCGCCCCAGCAGAGTGGCTGGGACGGGGAGGACTCGGATTCCAGGCTCGCCAAAGCCGGGAGGCCCTGCAATTCATGGCCTCGCCAGCGCGGCCGCGGGAGTGGGCGGAAAATCCTCGCCACCCCGCGTAGCGCCTGGGGGTGA